One stretch of Bordetella avium DNA includes these proteins:
- the acs gene encoding acetate--CoA ligase, whose protein sequence is MSNAIQSVLVENRVFPPPERAVEGASISGMEAYRALCQEAEQDFNGFWARHARENLQWTKPFTEVLDESNAPFYRWFGDGELNVSANCLDVHLGNGNADKTAIIFEADDGQVEKVSYRELLARVCRFANGLKSLGYKKGDRAIIYMPMSIEAVVAMQACARLGVTHSVVFGGFSAKSLQERIVDVGASLVITADEQVRGGKVIPLKPAVEEAFAMGGCDAVSKVIVYRRTGGKIAWQEGRDLWMHEVQAGQPDTCEPVPVEAEHPLFILYTSGSTGKPKGVQHASAGYLLWSLLTVKWTFDARASDVYWCTADVGWITGHTYITYGPLAAGLTQVVFEGVPTFPNAGRFWDMIARHKVSVFYTAPTAIRSLIKASEAAPQTHPRNFDLNSLRIIGTVGEPINPEAWIWYHKQVGQERCPIVDTWWQTETGGHMITPLPGATPLKPGSCTLPLPGITAAIVDETGADVEQGNGGFLVIKRPWPSMIRTIWGDPERFKKSYFPAELRGYYLAGDGAQRDADGYFWIMGRIDDVLNVSGHRLGTMEVESALVAHELVAEAAVVGRPDDTTGEAVVAFVVLKGARPEGEAAQAIAKQLRDWVAKEIGPIAKPKDIRFGDNLPKTRSGKIMRRLLRVVAKGEEVTQDVSTLENPAILEQLAKPL, encoded by the coding sequence ATGTCTAACGCCATCCAATCCGTCCTGGTGGAAAACCGTGTGTTTCCCCCGCCCGAGCGCGCCGTCGAGGGCGCCAGCATTTCCGGCATGGAGGCCTATCGGGCGCTATGCCAGGAAGCCGAGCAGGATTTCAACGGTTTCTGGGCGCGCCATGCGCGCGAGAACCTGCAATGGACCAAGCCTTTCACCGAGGTGCTGGACGAAAGCAACGCGCCGTTTTACCGCTGGTTTGGCGACGGTGAACTGAATGTGTCGGCCAATTGTCTGGATGTTCATCTCGGCAATGGCAACGCCGACAAGACGGCCATCATTTTCGAGGCCGATGACGGCCAGGTCGAGAAAGTCAGCTACCGTGAGCTGCTGGCCCGTGTCTGCCGCTTCGCCAATGGCTTGAAGTCCCTGGGCTACAAGAAGGGCGATCGCGCCATCATCTACATGCCCATGTCGATTGAGGCCGTGGTGGCCATGCAGGCCTGCGCCCGTTTGGGCGTGACCCACTCGGTGGTGTTCGGCGGTTTCTCGGCCAAGAGTTTGCAGGAACGCATTGTTGACGTGGGCGCGTCGCTTGTCATCACGGCCGATGAGCAGGTGCGCGGCGGCAAGGTCATTCCGCTCAAGCCTGCCGTTGAAGAAGCCTTTGCGATGGGGGGCTGCGATGCGGTCTCCAAGGTGATCGTTTACCGCCGCACCGGCGGCAAGATCGCCTGGCAAGAGGGCCGTGATCTCTGGATGCATGAGGTGCAGGCCGGCCAGCCGGATACCTGCGAGCCGGTGCCGGTCGAGGCTGAGCATCCGCTGTTCATCCTCTATACCTCGGGCTCGACAGGAAAGCCCAAGGGCGTGCAGCATGCTTCGGCCGGTTATCTGCTGTGGTCCTTGCTGACGGTCAAGTGGACGTTTGACGCTCGCGCCAGCGATGTCTATTGGTGCACGGCGGATGTGGGCTGGATCACCGGTCACACTTATATTACCTATGGCCCCCTGGCGGCAGGGTTGACGCAGGTCGTGTTCGAGGGGGTGCCGACTTTCCCCAATGCAGGCCGTTTCTGGGACATGATTGCGCGTCATAAGGTCAGCGTTTTTTACACCGCGCCCACTGCCATCCGTTCGCTCATCAAGGCATCGGAGGCCGCACCGCAAACGCATCCGCGCAACTTCGATTTGAACAGTCTGCGCATTATCGGCACGGTGGGCGAACCCATTAATCCGGAGGCTTGGATCTGGTATCACAAACAGGTCGGCCAAGAGCGTTGCCCGATTGTCGATACTTGGTGGCAGACCGAGACGGGTGGTCACATGATTACGCCCTTGCCAGGCGCCACGCCGCTCAAGCCGGGGTCGTGCACCTTGCCTTTGCCCGGCATTACTGCGGCCATCGTCGATGAGACGGGGGCCGATGTCGAGCAGGGTAATGGCGGTTTCCTGGTCATCAAGCGGCCCTGGCCTTCGATGATACGCACCATCTGGGGCGACCCCGAGCGTTTCAAAAAGAGCTATTTCCCTGCTGAGCTGCGCGGCTATTATCTCGCGGGCGACGGCGCGCAGCGCGACGCGGACGGCTATTTCTGGATCATGGGTCGCATCGACGACGTGCTTAACGTCTCCGGCCACCGCCTGGGCACGATGGAAGTCGAGTCGGCGCTGGTTGCGCATGAGCTGGTGGCCGAGGCAGCCGTGGTGGGGCGTCCTGATGACACCACTGGCGAAGCCGTCGTGGCTTTTGTGGTGCTCAAAGGCGCGCGTCCGGAAGGCGAAGCGGCGCAAGCCATCGCCAAGCAATTGCGTGATTGGGTCGCCAAGGAAATCGGCCCCATTGCCAAGCCCAAGGACATCCGGTTTGGCGACAACCTGCCCAAGACGCGTTCTGGCAAGATCATGCGCCGTCTGTTGCGCGTGGTGGCCAAGGGCGAAGAAGTGACGCAGGATGTGTCTACGCTGGAAAATCCTGCCATTCTTGAACAATTGGCCAAACCGCTTTAA
- a CDS encoding MFS transporter, whose protein sequence is MLNSGVRRREVWAWAMYDFANSGYTTVILTTVFSTYFVAVVAQSAQWATLAWTAALSLSYLVVMLTMPALGARADARAGKRRLLYTSTVGCVLAMSLLTQTGPGDVWLALVAVVLSNYCYCVGESVVASFLPELARPEALGRVSGWGWGFGYCGGMLTLGLCLAVVSAGEAAGQEAAQYVPWVITLTCAVFMLAALPSFFMLRERSHARSLHRQGPGMLRRLAAAWRETGERYPEFRSLLICGACYHAGIAVVITLAAIYAKEAMGFTMPQIMLLVFAVNIAAALGAFCFGYVQDGIGHKRALAMTLGCWIIMVLLAYAATTATVFWIAATLAGLCMGTSQSAGRAMTGAMAPPGRLAEFFALWTFAVQLAAVVGPLTYGLVTWVTAGNQRLAILVTGLFFVGGLALLSRVDLARGIARIRAA, encoded by the coding sequence ATGTTGAACTCCGGCGTGCGCCGGCGTGAGGTCTGGGCCTGGGCCATGTATGACTTCGCCAACTCCGGCTACACCACCGTCATTTTGACGACGGTATTCAGCACGTATTTCGTGGCCGTGGTGGCCCAGAGCGCGCAATGGGCAACGCTGGCCTGGACGGCGGCATTGTCGCTGTCATATCTGGTCGTCATGCTGACTATGCCGGCGCTAGGCGCGCGCGCCGATGCGCGTGCCGGCAAGCGGCGCTTGCTCTACACCAGCACCGTGGGTTGCGTACTCGCGATGTCATTGCTGACCCAGACCGGCCCGGGTGATGTCTGGCTGGCCCTGGTGGCGGTCGTCCTGTCGAATTACTGCTATTGCGTGGGCGAGTCGGTGGTGGCGTCGTTCTTGCCCGAGCTGGCGCGGCCTGAAGCCTTGGGCCGGGTGTCTGGCTGGGGCTGGGGTTTCGGCTATTGCGGCGGTATGTTGACGTTGGGTCTGTGTCTGGCCGTAGTCAGCGCTGGCGAGGCGGCGGGGCAGGAGGCGGCGCAATATGTGCCCTGGGTGATCACCCTGACCTGTGCGGTATTCATGTTGGCCGCGCTGCCTTCCTTTTTCATGTTGCGTGAGCGTTCGCACGCACGCAGCCTGCACCGCCAGGGGCCCGGCATGCTGCGGCGACTGGCGGCTGCCTGGCGCGAAACCGGCGAGCGCTATCCCGAGTTTCGCAGCCTGCTGATTTGCGGCGCCTGCTATCACGCCGGCATTGCTGTCGTGATCACCCTAGCGGCTATCTATGCCAAGGAAGCGATGGGTTTCACGATGCCGCAGATCATGCTGCTGGTGTTTGCCGTCAATATCGCCGCGGCCTTAGGCGCGTTCTGTTTCGGCTATGTGCAGGATGGCATTGGCCACAAGCGCGCGCTGGCCATGACGCTGGGGTGCTGGATCATCATGGTGCTGCTGGCCTATGCAGCCACCACTGCAACGGTGTTCTGGATTGCGGCAACACTGGCGGGCTTGTGCATGGGCACGAGCCAGAGCGCCGGACGGGCCATGACGGGAGCTATGGCGCCACCCGGGCGGCTGGCGGAGTTTTTCGCACTGTGGACTTTCGCGGTGCAATTAGCGGCAGTCGTCGGGCCCTTGACCTACGGCCTGGTGACTTGGGTCACGGCAGGCAATCAGCGTCTGGCCATACTTGTGACGGGCTTGTTCTTCGTGGGAGGTCTTGCGCTGCTCAGCCGCGTTGACCTGGCGAGGGGTATTGCCCGCATAAGAGCGGCCTGA
- a CDS encoding heme-binding protein has protein sequence MKSKLVLGTEDVKKILAAAEAHALAHQWAVSIAVVDDGGHLLGALRGDGAAPISAYIAAAKARTSALGRRESRNYEELINNGRHSFLSVPELEALLEGGVPVLADGQVVGAVGVSGVKSSEDAEIARAGIGALAL, from the coding sequence ATGAAGTCCAAACTCGTCCTGGGCACTGAAGACGTCAAGAAAATTCTCGCGGCGGCCGAGGCGCACGCCTTGGCTCATCAATGGGCCGTGTCCATCGCCGTGGTGGACGATGGCGGTCATCTGCTGGGCGCGTTGCGCGGTGACGGCGCTGCGCCTATTTCTGCTTACATCGCCGCAGCCAAGGCGCGCACTTCGGCGCTGGGTCGCCGTGAGTCGCGCAACTATGAAGAACTCATTAACAACGGCCGTCATTCTTTCCTGTCCGTTCCTGAGCTGGAAGCCTTGCTGGAAGGGGGCGTCCCCGTTCTTGCCGATGGCCAGGTGGTGGGGGCCGTGGGGGTTTCGGGTGTGAAGTCCAGTGAGGACGCGGAAATCGCCCGTGCCGGCATCGGGGCGCTTGCCCTGTGA
- a CDS encoding CysB family HTH-type transcriptional regulator encodes MNLQQFRFVRETIRRDFNLTEAARMLYTSQPGVSKAIIEFEDELGIKIFERHGKRIKGLTKPGLAVSQVIDRIMREVDNLKKVSDEFARRDEGGLVIACTHTQARYLLPRVIPAFRKQFPKVHLSLAEGSPAQLAEMVLHEQADLALATESLALTPGLVTMPVYTWEHTVVVRPDHPLAELKSSEAKRLSLAQLAEYPIVTYDRAFTGRSTIDEVFANQSIHPDIVLEAIDADVIKTYVDVGLGIGIIAGVAYDPRRDGNLVGLPVGHLFGTHTTRVGVKSGVFLRDYVYTFLEMLAPSLTRQAVSDAVGHDKT; translated from the coding sequence ATGAACCTGCAGCAATTTCGCTTTGTGCGCGAAACCATTCGCCGTGACTTCAATCTTACTGAAGCGGCGCGCATGCTCTACACCTCGCAGCCTGGCGTGTCCAAGGCCATCATCGAATTCGAAGATGAGCTGGGCATCAAGATTTTCGAACGTCACGGCAAGCGGATCAAAGGGCTGACCAAGCCCGGTCTGGCTGTCTCGCAGGTCATCGACCGCATCATGCGTGAAGTCGACAATCTGAAAAAAGTCAGCGATGAGTTTGCTCGTCGAGATGAAGGCGGTTTGGTGATTGCCTGCACGCACACCCAGGCCCGCTATCTTTTGCCGCGCGTGATTCCGGCCTTCCGCAAGCAATTCCCCAAGGTGCATCTGTCGCTGGCTGAAGGCAGCCCGGCGCAACTGGCGGAAATGGTGTTGCACGAGCAGGCCGACCTGGCCCTGGCGACCGAGTCGCTGGCGCTGACGCCCGGCCTGGTGACCATGCCTGTCTACACCTGGGAGCACACGGTGGTGGTGCGCCCGGATCATCCGCTGGCCGAATTGAAGTCTTCCGAAGCCAAGCGCCTGAGCCTGGCGCAGTTGGCCGAGTATCCCATTGTGACCTATGACCGGGCATTTACCGGCCGCAGCACGATTGATGAGGTGTTCGCCAACCAGTCTATTCATCCGGATATCGTGCTCGAGGCCATCGACGCCGACGTCATCAAGACCTATGTGGATGTGGGTTTGGGGATAGGCATCATCGCGGGCGTTGCTTATGATCCGCGCCGTGATGGCAATCTCGTGGGGCTGCCGGTCGGCCATCTGTTCGGCACACACACGACGCGCGTCGGGGTGAAATCGGGCGTATTCCTGCGCGACTACGTCTATACCTTTCTTGAAATGCTGGCGCCCTCATTGACCCGGCAAGCCGTAAGCGACGCGGTCGGTCACGATAAGACGTGA
- a CDS encoding DUF2325 domain-containing protein gives MVAGLSAVVVGADRLGNIPDLLKGHNISITHHISGRDPSHQKKTLQLPSGTQLVILLTDFLGHNVMKTFRNAAQRGGIRVVACRRSVCSMQQALQQCGLCSQACDKKVTKH, from the coding sequence ATGGTGGCAGGCTTGAGCGCGGTGGTGGTCGGTGCAGACCGTCTGGGCAACATCCCCGATCTGCTGAAGGGGCACAATATTTCGATCACGCATCACATCAGCGGGCGTGATCCTTCGCATCAAAAGAAAACGTTGCAACTGCCATCTGGCACGCAGTTGGTTATTCTTCTAACCGATTTTCTTGGCCATAACGTCATGAAAACCTTCCGCAACGCGGCGCAGCGTGGCGGCATACGGGTCGTGGCTTGTCGGCGCTCGGTCTGCAGCATGCAGCAAGCCCTTCAGCAATGCGGGCTGTGCAGCCAGGCCTGCGACAAAAAAGTCACCAAACACTGA
- the ltaE gene encoding low-specificity L-threonine aldolase, whose amino-acid sequence MIDFRSDTVTRPSAAMLQVMAQAPVGDDVMGDDPSVIRLQRAVAERAGKEAGLFFPTGTQSNLAGLMAHCGRGDEYLVGQLAHTYKYEGGGAAVLASIQPQPVEHDPDGSLPLAKLAAAIKPEGDAHYARTRLLALENTFHGKVIPQDYILEATAFARSKGLGTHLDGARVFNASVATGLALETLCQPFDSVSICFSKGLGAPVGSVLVGSQALIDVARRWRKVLGGGMRQAGVLAAAAHYALDHNVTRLAQDHENARVLGAGLAALPGVQVLSQHTNMVFVQFAAEHRAALNHSLKEEGILMSAVYEGPVRLVTHLDISPEAIQRTLTVLRRILKA is encoded by the coding sequence ATGATCGATTTTCGTAGCGATACCGTAACCCGTCCTTCGGCGGCCATGTTGCAGGTGATGGCACAGGCGCCTGTGGGTGATGACGTGATGGGTGATGATCCCAGTGTCATCCGACTACAGCGGGCAGTGGCCGAGCGAGCCGGCAAGGAAGCGGGCTTATTCTTCCCCACGGGTACACAAAGCAATCTGGCAGGCCTGATGGCGCATTGCGGCCGTGGCGACGAGTATCTGGTGGGCCAGTTGGCGCACACTTATAAGTATGAAGGGGGCGGTGCGGCGGTGTTGGCCAGCATCCAGCCTCAGCCTGTCGAGCATGACCCCGATGGCTCACTGCCACTGGCCAAGTTGGCCGCGGCCATCAAGCCGGAGGGCGATGCGCACTATGCGCGCACACGATTACTGGCGCTGGAGAACACCTTTCACGGCAAGGTTATCCCGCAGGATTACATTCTGGAGGCCACGGCGTTCGCCCGGAGCAAGGGCTTGGGCACCCATTTGGACGGAGCGAGAGTGTTCAATGCCAGCGTGGCGACAGGTCTTGCGCTAGAGACGCTGTGCCAGCCGTTTGACAGCGTGTCGATCTGCTTTTCCAAGGGGTTGGGCGCACCGGTGGGGTCGGTGCTGGTGGGCAGCCAGGCACTGATCGATGTGGCGCGCCGCTGGCGCAAGGTGCTGGGCGGTGGCATGCGTCAGGCCGGCGTGCTGGCGGCCGCAGCGCACTATGCGCTGGATCACAATGTGACCCGGCTGGCGCAAGACCACGAAAATGCCCGTGTTCTGGGCGCGGGTCTGGCTGCGCTGCCTGGTGTGCAGGTGCTGTCGCAGCATACCAATATGGTGTTCGTGCAGTTTGCTGCTGAGCACCGTGCGGCCCTGAACCACAGCCTGAAAGAAGAGGGCATCCTGATGAGCGCCGTCTATGAGGGGCCGGTGCGTTTGGTCACCCATCTCGATATCTCGCCTGAAGCGATCCAACGGACACTGACGGTGCTGAGACGCATCTTGAAGGCCTGA
- a CDS encoding C40 family peptidase gives MHRHSYIARPSLRSARRGLRLLASVFCVAVMAGCATKSNKSANAYDSEIDPYETEWVATTEDPIGLLVTHKLKRERQRQVQAPFRSESALVAEALNQLGVRYRFGGTSPDTGFDCSGLIAYSAERSLGLKLPRNAADLARQSTVIDRKELRPGDLVFFNTLGRRYSHVGIYMGDNRFVHSPSAGGVVRVENMTIAYWSKRFNGARRLDGSLLAQASNN, from the coding sequence ATGCATCGACACTCCTACATCGCGCGTCCCTCCCTCCGCTCAGCCCGCCGTGGCCTGCGCCTTCTTGCGTCGGTCTTTTGCGTGGCAGTGATGGCCGGATGCGCGACCAAGAGCAACAAGTCTGCTAACGCCTACGACTCCGAAATCGACCCCTACGAAACCGAGTGGGTCGCCACTACCGAAGACCCTATCGGTCTTCTGGTGACCCATAAACTCAAGCGCGAACGCCAACGCCAGGTGCAGGCGCCTTTCCGCAGCGAAAGCGCGCTGGTTGCCGAGGCCCTGAATCAACTGGGTGTGCGTTACCGTTTCGGCGGCACCTCGCCCGACACCGGCTTTGATTGCAGCGGCCTGATTGCCTATTCAGCTGAACGTTCCCTCGGCCTCAAGCTGCCGCGTAACGCCGCCGACCTCGCTCGCCAATCCACCGTTATCGACCGCAAAGAACTGCGACCCGGCGACCTAGTGTTTTTCAACACCTTGGGCAGACGCTACTCGCATGTGGGCATTTATATGGGTGACAACCGCTTCGTGCATTCGCCCAGCGCGGGCGGTGTGGTGCGGGTTGAAAACATGACCATCGCCTACTGGTCCAAGCGTTTTAACGGCGCCCGCCGGCTGGATGGCAGCCTGCTAGCCCAGGCTTCGAACAACTGA
- a CDS encoding propionate--CoA ligase yields the protein MERTRDFHYRSIHDRDAFWREQAGRIHWETPFDEVLDFSHPPFSRWFVGGRTNLCYNGVDRWLPQAADAPALIWVSTEVDREQVYTRRELYEEVNAVASMLREQGVGRGDRVLLYMPMVPEAVFVMLACARIGAIHSVVFGGFASVNLAQRIDDARPKVVVCTDGGSRAGKVVAYKPLLDKALALAQHPPASVLVFDRGLAACERQPGRDHDYAALRARHEGARVPVTWLESSEPSYILYTSGTTGRPKGVQRDTGGYAVALASSMEYLFDGKPGDTYFCTSDIGWVVGHSYIVYGPLIGGQASILYEGTPVRLDGAILWRLVERYRVNTLFSAPTAVRVLKRQEPALLRQHDLSSLRALYLAGEPLDEPTAQWIGEGLGKPIIDNYWQTESGWPILSAQPGVEQVPTRFGSPSFPVYGFDVRVVSEISGEDLGAGEKGVVAIAPPLPPGALSTLWGDDERFVQTYFSSIPGRQLYSTFDWGLRDEDGYWFILGRTDDVINVAGHRLGTREIEESVNSHEDVAECAVVGVSDSLKGQVALAFVVLKRPETLDASAAAQALEGAIMRVVEDQLGAVARPARIRFVGALPKTRSGKVLRRAIVAICEGRDPGDLTTIEDPSSLEQIKESLQ from the coding sequence ATGGAAAGAACCCGGGATTTCCACTATCGGTCGATTCACGATAGGGATGCCTTTTGGCGTGAGCAGGCAGGGCGCATTCACTGGGAAACGCCGTTCGACGAAGTCTTGGACTTTAGCCACCCCCCTTTTTCACGATGGTTTGTCGGTGGGCGCACGAATCTTTGCTACAACGGCGTGGATCGCTGGTTGCCCCAGGCCGCGGATGCTCCTGCGCTGATCTGGGTGTCGACAGAGGTGGACCGCGAGCAGGTGTACACGCGGCGTGAGCTGTATGAGGAGGTGAACGCGGTGGCGTCCATGTTGCGCGAGCAGGGGGTAGGCCGTGGCGACCGTGTGCTGCTGTACATGCCCATGGTGCCGGAAGCGGTGTTCGTCATGCTGGCCTGCGCACGCATCGGCGCTATCCATTCCGTGGTGTTTGGCGGTTTTGCCTCGGTCAATCTTGCTCAGCGCATCGATGATGCCCGGCCTAAAGTGGTGGTATGCACCGACGGCGGTTCACGCGCTGGCAAGGTGGTGGCCTACAAGCCGCTGCTGGATAAGGCGCTGGCGCTGGCGCAGCATCCTCCTGCCAGCGTGCTCGTGTTTGACCGGGGTTTGGCGGCCTGCGAACGCCAACCGGGCCGCGACCATGATTACGCAGCGCTGCGCGCCCGGCATGAGGGCGCGCGGGTGCCCGTGACCTGGCTGGAGTCATCCGAGCCGAGCTACATTCTCTACACCTCGGGCACGACCGGCCGCCCCAAAGGCGTGCAGCGAGATACGGGGGGATATGCCGTGGCGTTGGCGTCCTCGATGGAATATCTGTTTGACGGCAAACCCGGCGATACCTATTTCTGCACCAGCGATATCGGCTGGGTGGTGGGCCACTCTTATATTGTTTACGGGCCGCTGATAGGCGGGCAGGCCAGCATTCTGTATGAGGGCACGCCGGTGCGGCTTGACGGGGCGATTCTTTGGCGCCTCGTGGAGCGCTATCGTGTCAATACCCTGTTTTCCGCCCCGACTGCGGTGCGCGTGCTCAAGCGCCAGGAACCGGCCTTGCTCAGGCAGCATGATCTGTCATCCTTGCGCGCGCTTTACCTGGCGGGTGAACCGCTGGACGAGCCTACGGCGCAATGGATAGGTGAAGGTCTGGGCAAACCCATCATCGATAACTATTGGCAGACGGAGTCCGGCTGGCCGATTCTGTCCGCGCAGCCCGGCGTCGAGCAGGTGCCGACGCGTTTTGGCAGTCCGTCATTTCCGGTATATGGGTTTGATGTGCGCGTCGTCAGCGAGATAAGCGGAGAGGATCTGGGGGCGGGCGAGAAGGGGGTGGTGGCGATTGCGCCGCCCTTGCCGCCAGGAGCCTTGTCCACGCTCTGGGGAGATGATGAGCGGTTTGTGCAGACTTATTTCAGCTCCATCCCCGGCCGTCAGTTGTATTCGACCTTTGACTGGGGTTTGCGCGACGAAGACGGCTATTGGTTCATCCTGGGGCGCACCGATGATGTGATCAATGTCGCGGGACATCGCCTGGGCACGCGCGAAATCGAAGAATCCGTCAATAGCCATGAGGACGTGGCCGAGTGCGCAGTCGTGGGGGTGTCGGATAGCCTTAAAGGTCAGGTGGCTCTGGCTTTCGTGGTGCTGAAAAGACCGGAAACCCTTGATGCGTCGGCTGCGGCGCAAGCCTTGGAAGGGGCTATCATGCGCGTGGTGGAAGATCAGCTGGGCGCGGTGGCGCGGCCGGCGCGCATCCGCTTTGTCGGGGCGTTACCCAAGACACGGTCCGGCAAAGTGTTGCGCCGGGCCATTGTGGCTATTTGCGAAGGTCGCGATCCCGGCGATCTCACCACTATTGAAGACCCCTCGTCACTCGAACAGATCAAGGAATCGCTGCAATGA
- a CDS encoding NAD-dependent epimerase/dehydratase family protein, with product MTQTILLAGCGDLGLRVAERLLARGDEVWGLRRQPPASFPAGMRWITADLADPASLAGLPQHIQRVAYLPTPGAREPERYRAVFLHGQRHLLAALNRKPERWVFVSSSAVYGEHSGQWIDEDSPTSPQGFNGRILLEAEQALQTALPGAVSLRLAGLYGPGRTQLLQRLRQGQARAAADHWANRMHIDDAAAALDHLLHIDAPLPCYLGVDDTPMLLDQLYGELARMLNAPPPEAGPPPADVGSKRLSNQRLKSSGFALRWPDTIAGYRELIDCGMI from the coding sequence ATGACGCAAACCATTTTGCTGGCCGGTTGCGGTGATCTGGGTCTGCGTGTGGCCGAACGGCTACTCGCACGCGGCGATGAGGTCTGGGGCTTGCGCCGCCAGCCCCCCGCGTCGTTTCCCGCTGGGATGCGCTGGATCACCGCTGACCTGGCCGACCCCGCCAGCCTGGCCGGACTGCCGCAGCACATTCAGCGTGTTGCCTATCTCCCCACCCCTGGCGCGCGCGAGCCCGAGCGCTACCGAGCCGTTTTTTTGCACGGCCAACGCCATCTGCTGGCGGCCTTGAACCGCAAGCCTGAGCGCTGGGTTTTCGTGTCTTCGTCGGCAGTCTACGGCGAGCATAGCGGCCAATGGATAGACGAAGACTCGCCGACCTCACCCCAGGGCTTTAACGGACGCATTCTGCTGGAAGCCGAGCAGGCCTTGCAGACCGCCCTACCCGGCGCAGTCTCACTGCGGCTGGCTGGCCTTTACGGCCCAGGCCGCACCCAATTGCTGCAACGCTTGCGTCAAGGCCAGGCTCGGGCGGCGGCTGACCATTGGGCGAATCGCATGCATATCGATGACGCCGCGGCGGCCCTTGATCATCTGCTGCACATCGATGCACCCTTGCCCTGTTATTTGGGGGTCGATGACACCCCCATGCTGCTGGATCAGCTTTACGGCGAGCTAGCGCGCATGTTGAACGCCCCACCTCCCGAAGCGGGCCCCCCTCCGGCCGATGTCGGCAGCAAACGCTTGAGCAATCAACGACTCAAGAGCAGCGGTTTTGCGCTGCGCTGGCCGGACACCATCGCCGGCTACCGTGAGCTGATCGACTGCGGCATGATTTGA